The Hyphomonadaceae bacterium ML37 genome includes a region encoding these proteins:
- a CDS encoding YeeE/YedE family protein, producing MTDTHTTRPAPSAPAPSAALALPLAALGAGLLFGLGLVISDMINPAKVLNFLDVAGTWDPSLAFVMGGAMGVTAIGYRLILPRGKPLFAGSFSLPTARQLDPRLIGGAALFGAGWGLAGFCPGPALSAAALGMGEVYIFLIAMLAGMGGWRWLVR from the coding sequence ATGACCGACACACACACCACCCGCCCCGCGCCCTCCGCGCCCGCCCCGTCCGCCGCTCTGGCCCTGCCGCTGGCTGCGCTGGGGGCCGGCCTGCTGTTCGGGCTGGGCCTGGTCATCTCCGACATGATCAACCCGGCCAAGGTGCTCAACTTCCTGGATGTGGCCGGAACATGGGACCCGTCTCTGGCCTTCGTCATGGGCGGCGCCATGGGGGTGACCGCCATCGGCTACCGCCTCATCCTGCCGCGCGGCAAGCCGCTGTTCGCCGGCAGCTTCTCCCTGCCCACCGCCCGGCAGCTGGACCCGCGCCTGATCGGCGGCGCAGCCCTGTTCGGCGCAGGCTGGGGGCTCGCCGGCTTCTGCCCCGGCCCGGCCTTGTCCGCGGCGGCGCTCGGGATGGGCGAGGTGTATATCTTCCTCATCGCCATGCTCGCCGGCATGGGCGGGTGGCGGTGGCTGGTGAGGTAG
- a CDS encoding YeeE/YedE family protein, with protein MDAVTPFTPVSALIGGALIGLSAIWLMAANGRIAGISGIAGGLIGPSVPDRLWRLAFVAGLIAAPLIVMLAAGPVAVTIEAGPLTLIAAGLLVGVGTQMGSGCTSGHGVCGLSLFSPRSLVSVAVFMAAGAVTVFITRHLIA; from the coding sequence ATGGACGCTGTCACCCCCTTCACCCCGGTCTCCGCCCTGATCGGCGGCGCGCTGATCGGCCTGTCGGCCATCTGGCTGATGGCCGCCAACGGCCGCATTGCCGGGATTTCCGGCATTGCCGGCGGGCTGATCGGCCCGTCTGTGCCCGACCGGCTCTGGCGCCTGGCCTTTGTGGCCGGCCTGATCGCCGCGCCGCTGATCGTGATGCTCGCCGCCGGACCGGTGGCTGTGACCATCGAGGCGGGCCCCCTGACCCTGATCGCCGCCGGCTTGCTGGTGGGCGTGGGCACGCAGATGGGATCGGGCTGCACCTCGGGCCACGGCGTGTGCGGGCTCAGCCTGTTCTCCCCGCGCAGCCTGGTCTCCGTGGCCGTGTTCATGGCCGCGGGCGCCGTCACCGTCTTCATCACCCGCCATCTGATCGCATGA
- a CDS encoding metalloregulator ArsR/SmtB family transcription factor, with amino-acid sequence MDRAQTLTPHEAAPDAAPSPGIDIAQLRMRAGEVSGLLKLLANPGRLLIACELMDGERNVSQIEQRTGVRQPNLSRDLARLRAAGLVATRRDGKAVHYRLKDSRIALLMPALCAAFASDLKTPSPHQKDL; translated from the coding sequence ATGGACCGAGCCCAGACACTGACCCCGCACGAGGCGGCGCCGGACGCGGCCCCATCTCCCGGAATCGACATTGCGCAATTGCGCATGCGCGCCGGAGAGGTGAGCGGGCTCTTGAAGCTGCTGGCCAATCCCGGCCGCCTGCTGATCGCCTGCGAGCTTATGGATGGCGAGCGCAATGTCAGCCAGATCGAGCAGCGCACCGGCGTGCGCCAGCCCAATCTGTCGCGCGATCTGGCCCGCCTGCGCGCCGCCGGCCTCGTGGCGACGCGCCGCGACGGCAAGGCGGTGCATTACCGCCTGAAGGATTCGCGCATCGCGCTCCTGATGCCCGCCCTGTGCGCGGCCTTTGCCTCTGATTTGAAGACACCCTCCCCCCACCAAAAGGACCTCTGA
- a CDS encoding MBL fold metallo-hydrolase encodes MTQKPDVKAFFDPATNTVSYVVSDPQTRQAAIVDSVLDYDPKSGRTSKASADAVIAYVREQGFSVQWILETHVHADHLSAAPYLKEIVGGTLAIGSNIRTVQDVFGKVFNAGTEFARDGSQFDRLFEDGESFQLGSIEAHAIHTPGHTPACMTYVIGDAGFVGDTLFMPDYGTARCDFPGGDAHVLYRSIRKIYALPDETRLFLCHDYLPEGREDYRWETTVGAQKAGNIHVHEGVSEEAFVKMRTTRDATLAMPVLILPSVQVNMRAGHFPPADDNGLTYLKIPVDAL; translated from the coding sequence ATGACCCAGAAACCGGACGTCAAAGCTTTCTTCGACCCGGCCACCAACACGGTGAGCTATGTGGTCTCCGACCCGCAGACCAGGCAGGCCGCCATCGTGGACTCCGTGCTCGACTATGACCCCAAATCGGGGCGCACCTCGAAGGCCAGCGCCGACGCCGTTATCGCCTATGTGCGCGAGCAGGGCTTCTCGGTGCAGTGGATCCTGGAGACCCATGTCCACGCCGACCACCTCTCCGCCGCGCCGTATCTGAAGGAAATCGTCGGCGGGACGCTGGCCATCGGCTCCAATATCCGCACCGTGCAGGACGTGTTCGGCAAGGTGTTCAACGCCGGAACCGAGTTTGCGCGCGACGGCTCACAGTTCGACCGCCTGTTCGAGGATGGCGAGTCCTTCCAGCTCGGCTCCATCGAGGCCCATGCCATCCACACGCCCGGCCACACGCCCGCCTGCATGACCTATGTAATCGGCGATGCGGGCTTTGTGGGCGACACGCTGTTCATGCCGGACTATGGCACCGCGCGCTGCGACTTCCCCGGCGGCGACGCCCATGTGCTCTACCGGTCGATCCGGAAAATCTACGCCCTGCCTGACGAGACGCGCCTCTTCCTGTGCCACGACTACCTGCCTGAGGGGCGCGAGGATTACCGCTGGGAAACCACAGTCGGCGCCCAGAAGGCGGGCAATATCCATGTGCATGAAGGTGTCAGCGAAGAGGCGTTCGTGAAGATGCGCACGACGCGCGACGCCACCCTGGCCATGCCGGTGCTGATCCTGCCCTCGGTGCAGGTCAATATGCGCGCCGGCCACTTCCCGCCGGCGGACGATAACGGCCTTACCTATCTGAAAATCCCGGTGGATGCGCTCTGA
- the moeB gene encoding molybdopterin-synthase adenylyltransferase MoeB: MTVDPVRHARHILLKDIGGPGQQRLSRARVVIIGAGGLGAPAALYLAAAGVGAIRIAEPDVVSLDNLQRQILYRTQDVGRPKAERAAEALTALDPSLDIEARVLAADDASLPGLLDGADLVLDGCDDFATRFAVNRAALAARIPLVSGAVGRWDGQVGVFAPHLGPDAPCYQCWVPDIPPDAETCAETGIVGALTGVIGSLMALEAIKLITGAGEALVGRLVIYDGLSGRARTVRVQRDPGCKACGTG, from the coding sequence TTGACCGTCGATCCCGTGCGCCACGCCCGCCATATCCTGCTCAAAGACATCGGCGGGCCCGGCCAGCAGCGCCTGTCGCGTGCGCGGGTCGTGATCATCGGCGCAGGCGGGCTGGGCGCGCCAGCGGCGCTGTATCTGGCCGCAGCAGGCGTGGGCGCCATCCGCATCGCCGAGCCCGATGTGGTGAGCCTCGATAATCTCCAGCGCCAGATCCTCTACCGCACGCAAGATGTGGGGCGGCCCAAGGCCGAGCGCGCCGCTGAGGCGCTGACCGCCCTGGACCCGTCGCTGGACATTGAGGCGCGCGTCCTCGCCGCCGATGACGCCTCTCTGCCCGGCCTGCTGGATGGCGCTGATCTGGTGCTGGACGGGTGCGATGATTTCGCCACGCGCTTTGCCGTGAACCGCGCCGCCCTGGCCGCGCGCATCCCGCTGGTGTCTGGCGCGGTGGGGCGCTGGGACGGGCAGGTTGGCGTGTTTGCACCGCATCTGGGGCCGGATGCGCCGTGCTATCAATGCTGGGTTCCGGACATTCCGCCCGATGCCGAAACCTGCGCTGAGACCGGGATTGTCGGGGCGCTGACGGGCGTTATCGGGTCGCTGATGGCGCTGGAAGCCATCAAGCTGATCACCGGCGCGGGGGAGGCGCTGGTGGGGCGGCTGGTGATTTATGACGGCCTGTCAGGCCGGGCGCGGACGGTGCGGGTGCAACGCGATCCGGGCTGCAAGGCGTGCGGGACGGGGTGA
- the arsC gene encoding arsenate reductase (glutaredoxin) (This arsenate reductase requires both glutathione and glutaredoxin to convert arsenate to arsenite, after which the efflux transporter formed by ArsA and ArsB can extrude the arsenite from the cell, providing resistance.): MEIWHNPRCSKSRQALAILRENRIEPDVRLYLDRPPTAAELDSVIAALGLASAHDLIRTCEPEYKDAGLSRNTRESALIAAMAAHPKLIERPVVIDGGRAVIGRPPERVLELV; encoded by the coding sequence ATGGAAATCTGGCACAATCCGCGCTGCTCGAAATCGCGTCAGGCGCTGGCGATCCTGCGTGAAAACCGCATTGAGCCGGACGTGCGCCTCTATCTCGACCGGCCGCCCACCGCGGCGGAACTGGACTCCGTCATCGCCGCGCTGGGGCTGGCGTCCGCCCATGACCTCATCCGCACCTGCGAGCCCGAGTACAAAGACGCGGGCCTGTCGCGCAATACCCGTGAATCTGCGCTGATCGCCGCCATGGCCGCCCACCCCAAACTCATCGAGCGCCCGGTGGTGATCGATGGCGGCCGCGCCGTCATCGGCCGCCCGCCGGAACGGGTGCTGGAGCTGGTTTAG
- a CDS encoding CoA ester lyase has protein sequence MTGERSSVLHPRPLRSALYTPGDRPRAIAKAAELNADALILDLEDAVAPDRKAAARAAAPDALAAFREAGRYGVLRIHAPGETETLSDLPCVGAGQPDAVLVAKAEDTGALAGLRSGLTSAGWSGPLWLMIETPRGVFLAEQLATAPGLAQALGVAVLVAGGNDLAEGLRLPPGPHRRAGLTPYLARLVLAARAAGLAVLDGVYNAHTDAAGFTAEAQEARLLGFDGKTLIHPAQIDPCHAAFRPGEVEIAHARAIIAAFDDPAHAGRGAIAVDGVMAERLHLDAARATLAAAQLGEKG, from the coding sequence ATGACTGGCGAGCGATCATCCGTTCTTCATCCGCGGCCATTGCGCTCGGCGCTGTACACGCCCGGCGACCGTCCGCGCGCCATCGCGAAAGCCGCGGAGCTGAACGCCGACGCCCTGATTCTCGATCTGGAAGACGCCGTGGCGCCCGATCGCAAGGCCGCCGCCCGCGCGGCCGCGCCGGACGCCCTCGCCGCGTTTCGTGAAGCCGGGCGCTATGGCGTGCTGCGCATCCACGCGCCGGGCGAAACGGAGACGCTCAGCGATCTGCCCTGCGTAGGCGCAGGCCAGCCTGACGCCGTGCTGGTGGCCAAGGCCGAAGACACCGGCGCGCTGGCCGGTCTGCGTTCAGGCCTGACATCCGCCGGCTGGTCCGGCCCGCTCTGGCTGATGATTGAAACCCCGCGCGGCGTGTTCCTGGCCGAGCAATTGGCCACAGCGCCGGGCCTGGCGCAGGCGCTGGGCGTGGCGGTGCTGGTGGCGGGCGGCAATGATCTGGCCGAAGGCCTGCGCCTGCCGCCGGGACCGCACCGGCGCGCCGGCCTGACGCCGTATCTGGCCCGGCTGGTGCTGGCGGCGCGGGCGGCGGGCCTGGCCGTGCTGGACGGGGTGTACAACGCCCATACCGACGCGGCGGGTTTCACCGCGGAGGCGCAAGAAGCGCGCTTGCTGGGTTTTGACGGCAAGACGCTGATCCATCCCGCCCAGATCGATCCGTGCCACGCAGCGTTTAGGCCCGGCGAAGTTGAAATCGCGCACGCGCGCGCCATCATCGCCGCCTTTGACGATCCGGCGCATGCCGGGCGCGGCGCTATCGCGGTGGATGGCGTGATGGCCGAGCGCCTGCATCTGGACGCCGCCCGCGCGACGCTGGCTGCGGCGCAACTCGGCGAGAAAGGCTGA
- a CDS encoding PfkB family carbohydrate kinase yields MTRASRPPQPAPARHGTGPVIVISSQLAGSQVGGTLSVRVLHGAGIETCLAPTVNFGRHPGLGPTGGGALVDGDFASLLDALAATGAPGAARAILTGYMASAGQVEAAARFIAAARSANPGLLVMVDPILGDGAPDGGDGGLYVPRATAMGIATRLIPLADVITPNLFELAWLAGRSITTMQDAEAAARGLAPAALVTSAPAGQDRLGVLVLDGGQPPASFETARLGGGARTPNGTGDLFAASALAARLSGARWAQAARDAAGRVSHVLSRTATGATALAISQGSLTGAAPFMPAPAVQTGRAGARRPAWAMGLDGCPGGWIAVMVDLNAIKPPRVEIFAHFAEALATDAQIIAVDMPIGLPERPDPVGPGGRACERAAKAMLGARRSAIFPTPLRAAFDGRTRAEADALSRAAGGKGVAAQSFALFRKILEIDAAMTPMLDGCVFETHPETIIAALTGAPAAHNKKTSEGRAERLTLLAAHGLAEALFEPHPFKRGVALPDDLIDAGLCLLTAQRIAAGTALCLPDDPPRDGRGLRMAIWA; encoded by the coding sequence ATGACCCGCGCCAGCCGCCCGCCTCAGCCCGCCCCCGCCCGTCACGGCACCGGCCCGGTGATCGTGATCAGCTCCCAGCTGGCCGGCAGCCAGGTGGGCGGGACGCTGAGCGTGCGGGTGCTGCATGGGGCGGGGATCGAGACCTGCCTGGCGCCCACGGTCAATTTTGGCCGTCATCCCGGACTGGGCCCCACGGGCGGCGGCGCGTTGGTCGATGGTGATTTCGCCAGCCTGCTCGACGCCCTGGCCGCCACCGGGGCGCCGGGCGCAGCCCGCGCCATCCTGACCGGCTATATGGCCAGCGCGGGACAGGTGGAGGCGGCGGCGCGCTTCATCGCGGCGGCGCGGTCGGCGAACCCCGGCCTTCTGGTCATGGTGGACCCGATTCTGGGCGACGGCGCCCCGGACGGAGGCGATGGCGGGCTGTATGTGCCGCGCGCCACGGCCATGGGAATCGCCACGCGCCTGATTCCGCTGGCCGACGTGATCACGCCCAATCTGTTCGAACTCGCCTGGCTCGCCGGGCGATCCATCACCACCATGCAGGACGCCGAGGCGGCCGCGCGCGGGCTGGCGCCGGCGGCCCTGGTCACCTCGGCGCCCGCCGGACAAGACCGGCTGGGCGTGCTGGTGCTGGATGGCGGCCAGCCTCCGGCGAGCTTCGAGACGGCGCGTCTGGGCGGGGGTGCGCGCACACCGAACGGCACGGGCGATCTGTTCGCGGCGAGTGCGCTGGCGGCGCGCCTGTCCGGCGCCCGCTGGGCGCAGGCCGCCCGTGACGCCGCCGGGCGGGTCAGCCATGTGCTGAGCCGAACCGCGACGGGCGCGACGGCGCTGGCGATTTCGCAGGGCAGTTTGACAGGCGCGGCTCCCTTCATGCCCGCGCCCGCCGTGCAGACCGGTCGCGCGGGGGCACGCAGGCCCGCCTGGGCCATGGGGCTGGATGGTTGCCCGGGCGGCTGGATCGCGGTGATGGTCGATCTCAACGCAATCAAGCCGCCACGGGTGGAGATTTTCGCCCATTTCGCCGAGGCGCTGGCCACCGACGCCCAGATCATCGCCGTGGACATGCCTATCGGTCTTCCTGAACGGCCCGATCCTGTGGGTCCGGGCGGGCGCGCCTGCGAGCGGGCGGCCAAGGCGATGCTGGGCGCGCGGCGCAGCGCCATCTTTCCAACGCCCCTGCGCGCGGCGTTTGACGGGCGCACCCGCGCCGAGGCCGATGCCCTGAGCCGCGCCGCCGGGGGCAAGGGCGTGGCCGCCCAGTCCTTCGCCCTGTTCAGAAAGATTCTCGAGATCGACGCGGCGATGACGCCGATGCTGGACGGGTGCGTGTTCGAGACCCATCCCGAGACCATCATCGCCGCCCTCACCGGTGCGCCGGCCGCCCACAACAAGAAGACATCTGAAGGCCGGGCGGAGCGGCTGACGCTGCTGGCAGCCCACGGCTTGGCGGAGGCGCTGTTCGAACCGCATCCGTTCAAGAGAGGCGTGGCTTTGCCCGATGACCTCATCGACGCTGGACTGTGCCTCCTCACGGCACAGCGCATTGCGGCGGGGACGGCGCTGTGCCTGCCGGACGACCCGCCGCGCGACGGGCGGGGTCTGCGCATGGCGATCTGGGCGTAA
- a CDS encoding beta-lactamase family protein, translating to MSIDIHGALAPGFEPVREAFEGNFAERGELGAAFALIRDGEVLCDLRAGWADRARTRAWGEDTLVPVFSSGKAVTALVMAWLADQGRLEYDAPVSALWPEFAAHGKGDVTIAQALSHQAGVPGPVSGIEPADWFDRDKMEAHFAAMAPMWTPGDGSGYHPLSFGVIADALARRADVKHRSVGGILREEIAGPRGIDCHIGLPDAEHARAAEHVLPPRAPDLGTITPETKAAFLNPGSSPGRKGAAAWRSAELPAANAHATAPALARLMAPFACDGRLDGEAFLGRDTLAAALKPRTAGPDRVLPFDLSFAAGVMINRDNGAFGPEPRTVGHYGFGGSCVFADPVRGLSGAYVMNRQMDVLVGDARAQALIEAVYRCL from the coding sequence ATGAGCATCGACATCCATGGCGCGCTGGCGCCCGGCTTCGAGCCGGTGCGTGAAGCCTTCGAAGGGAATTTCGCCGAACGCGGCGAGCTGGGCGCGGCGTTTGCGCTGATCCGCGATGGCGAGGTGCTGTGCGACCTCCGTGCCGGCTGGGCCGACCGGGCGCGCACAAGGGCGTGGGGCGAAGACACGCTGGTCCCGGTGTTCTCCAGCGGCAAGGCGGTGACGGCGCTGGTCATGGCCTGGCTCGCCGATCAGGGCCGGCTTGAGTATGACGCGCCGGTGAGCGCGCTGTGGCCGGAGTTCGCCGCGCATGGCAAAGGCGATGTGACCATTGCGCAGGCCCTGTCCCATCAGGCCGGCGTACCGGGGCCTGTGTCGGGGATCGAGCCCGCTGACTGGTTTGACCGGGACAAAATGGAAGCCCATTTCGCCGCCATGGCGCCGATGTGGACGCCCGGAGACGGGTCCGGCTACCACCCGCTGAGCTTTGGCGTGATCGCCGACGCCCTCGCCCGGCGGGCCGATGTGAAACATCGTTCCGTGGGCGGAATCCTGCGCGAGGAGATCGCGGGTCCGCGCGGGATTGACTGCCATATCGGCCTGCCGGACGCCGAGCACGCCCGCGCCGCCGAGCATGTCCTGCCGCCGCGCGCACCGGATCTCGGGACCATCACGCCGGAGACGAAAGCCGCCTTCCTCAATCCCGGCTCTTCCCCGGGGCGCAAGGGCGCCGCGGCCTGGCGCAGCGCCGAGCTGCCCGCGGCCAACGCCCACGCAACCGCCCCGGCGCTGGCGCGGCTCATGGCGCCGTTTGCCTGTGACGGCCGGCTGGATGGCGAGGCGTTTCTAGGGCGCGACACGCTCGCCGCCGCCCTGAAGCCCCGCACCGCGGGACCCGACCGGGTGCTGCCCTTTGATCTGAGCTTCGCCGCCGGCGTCATGATCAACCGCGACAACGGCGCGTTTGGGCCGGAACCGCGCACAGTGGGCCATTACGGCTTTGGCGGCAGCTGCGTGTTCGCCGATCCGGTGCGCGGCCTGTCTGGCGCCTATGTGATGAACCGGCAGATGGACGTTCTGGTCGGCGACGCCCGCGCCCAGGCGCTGATCGAAGCAGTGTATCGCTGCCTTTGA
- a CDS encoding YifB family Mg chelatase-like AAA ATPase encodes MSFKTYSAAFEGAVARPVDVQVQIAGGQANFSVVGLGDKAVAESRERIRAAFAAIGLALPHKRLIVNLAPADRPKEGAHYDLPIAMGLMAAVGVLPRDVLEGHLVMGELGLDGSIAPCPGALPAAMLASEMDLAFICPEACGPEAAWAGGDLAILAPASLIQLVNHFKGGQVIARPAPGDLIEGGPVPDLRDVRGQETAKRALEIAAAGGHNLLMIGPPGAGKSMLAARAPGLLPPLDARELLEVSMIQSVAGLVERGRLSRTRPFRAPHHSASMAAMVGGGSRIKPGEASLAHHGVLFLDELPEFHPQVLDSLRQPLETGEIAVARANQRVTFPARFQLIAAMNPCRCGWAGQNGQACGRGPRCVDSYQARVSGPMMDRIDLQIDVPPVTPADLALPPAPEGTAEAAARVARARAAQTARGGLNARLSGDRLDSATAPDAAGRDLLARAAEAMGLTARAYHRILRVARTIADLDGADAVRRIHVAEALSARRVRAATEAVSRPGARSASSALGLG; translated from the coding sequence ATGAGTTTCAAGACCTATTCAGCGGCGTTTGAGGGCGCGGTCGCCCGTCCTGTGGATGTGCAGGTGCAGATTGCGGGCGGGCAGGCGAATTTTTCCGTTGTGGGGCTCGGCGACAAGGCGGTGGCTGAAAGCCGCGAGCGCATCCGCGCCGCCTTCGCCGCCATCGGGCTGGCCCTGCCGCACAAGCGCCTCATCGTCAATCTCGCCCCGGCGGACCGGCCCAAGGAGGGCGCCCATTACGATCTGCCCATCGCCATGGGGCTGATGGCCGCCGTAGGCGTGCTGCCCCGCGACGTGCTGGAGGGACATCTGGTGATGGGGGAGCTGGGGCTCGACGGCTCCATCGCGCCCTGTCCCGGCGCCTTGCCGGCGGCCATGCTGGCCAGCGAGATGGATCTGGCCTTCATCTGCCCGGAAGCCTGCGGGCCGGAAGCGGCCTGGGCGGGGGGCGATCTGGCGATCCTGGCGCCGGCCTCGCTCATTCAGCTGGTCAATCATTTCAAGGGCGGGCAGGTGATCGCGAGGCCTGCGCCCGGCGATCTCATCGAGGGCGGCCCGGTCCCGGACCTGCGCGATGTGCGCGGACAGGAAACCGCCAAGCGGGCATTGGAGATCGCGGCGGCGGGCGGGCATAACCTCCTCATGATCGGCCCGCCCGGCGCAGGCAAATCCATGCTGGCGGCGCGCGCGCCGGGCCTGTTGCCGCCGCTGGATGCGCGCGAGCTCCTTGAAGTGTCCATGATCCAGTCCGTCGCCGGTCTGGTAGAGCGGGGACGGCTCTCGCGCACGCGGCCGTTCCGGGCGCCGCATCATTCGGCCTCCATGGCCGCCATGGTGGGCGGCGGCTCGCGCATCAAGCCGGGCGAGGCCTCGCTGGCCCATCATGGCGTGCTCTTCCTCGACGAGCTGCCCGAATTCCACCCCCAGGTCCTCGACAGCCTGCGCCAGCCGCTGGAGACCGGAGAGATCGCCGTGGCCCGCGCCAATCAGCGCGTCACCTTCCCCGCCCGGTTCCAGCTCATCGCCGCGATGAATCCCTGCCGCTGCGGCTGGGCCGGGCAGAATGGCCAGGCCTGCGGGCGCGGTCCGCGCTGCGTGGACAGCTATCAGGCGCGGGTGTCGGGACCGATGATGGACCGCATCGATCTTCAGATCGACGTGCCCCCCGTCACGCCCGCCGACCTCGCCTTGCCGCCGGCGCCCGAGGGCACGGCGGAGGCTGCGGCCCGGGTGGCCCGGGCCCGCGCCGCCCAGACCGCACGCGGCGGGCTCAATGCCCGCCTGTCGGGCGACCGGCTGGACAGCGCCACAGCGCCCGATGCGGCCGGGCGCGATCTGCTGGCGCGGGCGGCCGAGGCCATGGGCCTCACGGCGCGAGCCTATCACCGCATCTTGCGCGTGGCGCGCACCATCGCCGATCTCGACGGGGCGGACGCTGTGCGCCGCATCCATGTGGCCGAAGCGCTCAGCGCCCGCCGGGTGCGCGCCGCCACCGAAGCGGTGTCACGCCCCGGCGCGCGCAGCGCCTCGTCCGCCCTCGGGCTGGGCTAG
- a CDS encoding BON domain-containing protein, protein MTLRQLCVFAACLVALPACAATQDQRAVGRQIDDTNASISVKAAMLRAEGFDLSGVDVEITEGVALLVGTAPRDIDRQYAECLAWSAPAVRSVANHIEVGDRRGMRDGAGDVWITQRVRARLAGDRSVRSVNYNIETHSGVVYLLGFARDANERARAAQHAALVNGVERVVVLVRTGGEAPDLPPRGERRAELCDAVARGEPVPDDPQIAPQDDR, encoded by the coding sequence ATGACGCTTCGCCAGCTTTGTGTCTTCGCCGCCTGCCTTGTCGCTCTGCCGGCCTGCGCCGCCACCCAGGACCAGCGCGCCGTCGGGCGCCAGATCGACGACACCAACGCTTCCATCTCGGTCAAGGCGGCCATGCTGCGCGCCGAAGGCTTTGATCTGTCCGGGGTGGATGTGGAGATCACCGAAGGCGTCGCCCTTCTGGTCGGCACGGCGCCACGCGATATCGACCGTCAGTATGCTGAATGTCTCGCCTGGTCGGCGCCCGCCGTGCGCAGCGTCGCCAATCATATCGAGGTGGGCGACCGACGCGGCATGCGCGACGGCGCTGGCGATGTCTGGATCACCCAGCGCGTGCGCGCGAGGCTGGCCGGCGACCGCTCGGTGCGTTCGGTGAACTATAATATCGAGACCCATAGCGGCGTGGTTTACCTGCTGGGCTTCGCCCGCGACGCCAATGAGCGCGCGCGCGCCGCCCAGCATGCCGCCTTGGTCAATGGTGTGGAGCGCGTGGTGGTGCTGGTGCGCACGGGCGGCGAGGCGCCCGATCTGCCCCCGCGCGGAGAGCGGCGCGCAGAGTTGTGCGACGCCGTCGCCCGCGGCGAGCCGGTTCCGGACGATCCGCAGATCGCCCCACAGGATGATCGTTAG
- a CDS encoding YraN family protein: protein MSRTRRRAAERRGRRAEAVAALWLQLSGWRILDRRARTAAGELDLVARRGEVLAFIEVKERASLEAGLEAVSPRQRIRLIRAGSLWQGRRADLAHLQPRHDLIVITPWRWPVRQAGAFDADAPGLRNLL from the coding sequence TTGAGCCGTACCCGCCGCCGCGCCGCCGAGCGCCGGGGCCGCCGGGCCGAGGCGGTGGCCGCGCTGTGGCTGCAGCTGTCCGGCTGGCGCATTCTCGATCGCCGCGCACGCACGGCGGCGGGCGAGCTCGATCTGGTGGCGCGGCGCGGGGAGGTGCTCGCCTTCATCGAGGTCAAGGAGCGCGCCAGCCTGGAAGCCGGTCTGGAAGCTGTCAGCCCGCGCCAGCGCATCCGCCTGATCCGCGCCGGTTCGCTCTGGCAGGGCCGCCGCGCCGATCTGGCGCATCTGCAGCCGCGCCATGATCTCATCGTCATCACGCCCTGGCGCTGGCCGGTCCGGCAGGCCGGGGCGTTCGACGCGGACGCGCCGGGCCTGCGCAATTTGCTGTGA